From Terriglobales bacterium, the proteins below share one genomic window:
- a CDS encoding electron transfer flavoprotein subunit beta, with the protein MPLPAVLTIQSGINKLRYATLIGIKQAKNKPMRKVTMAEVQSAVGPNQQKIERLYVPQKTKKTEMLEGSPTEIAKKLVDKLRNEIRVL; encoded by the coding sequence ATGCCCTTGCCCGCCGTGCTCACCATCCAGTCGGGCATCAACAAGCTGCGCTACGCCACGCTCATCGGCATCAAGCAGGCCAAGAACAAGCCGATGCGTAAAGTCACCATGGCGGAGGTGCAGTCGGCGGTCGGCCCCAATCAGCAGAAGATCGAGCGCCTCTACGTTCCGCAAAAGACCAAGAAGACGGAGATGCTCGAGGGCTCCCCCACCGAGATCGCCAAGAAGTTGGTGGACAAGCTGCGCAACGAGATACGGGTTCTATAG
- a CDS encoding electron transfer flavoprotein subunit alpha/FixB family protein: MDILAIVEQTGGKLNRISWETLTGAQAIAAEMGWTVEAAVVGSGVSSVAAEVAAKKVAHVFAIESPQLAAYTPDAFAAALKQFISDKKAKLVLMPHTYQVRDFAPKLATALGRALISDVIGYKKDGDRLLFTRQMFQGKFAADVSFAGDPPHFVTFQTGAFRGDQVQAGASAAPVETVSVEVSAAALRNKPQEAFKEAKQAVDLTQAAIIVAVGRGIKEQKNIELAQQLAQALSGELAASRPICDSGWLPMDRQIGSSGQTVAPKLYLALGISGAIQHIVGMKGSRTIIAINKDAEAPIFEIADYGVAANLFDIVPPLIEEIKKAKVGA; this comes from the coding sequence ATGGACATTCTGGCCATCGTCGAACAAACCGGCGGCAAGCTTAATCGCATCTCCTGGGAGACGCTCACCGGAGCCCAGGCCATCGCCGCCGAGATGGGTTGGACGGTCGAAGCCGCCGTCGTTGGCAGCGGCGTCTCAAGCGTCGCCGCCGAGGTCGCCGCAAAAAAGGTGGCACACGTCTTCGCCATCGAATCCCCCCAACTCGCCGCCTACACTCCGGACGCCTTCGCCGCCGCGCTCAAGCAATTCATCTCCGACAAAAAGGCCAAGCTGGTGCTCATGCCGCACACCTATCAGGTGCGCGACTTCGCTCCCAAACTGGCCACCGCACTCGGCCGCGCCCTCATCAGCGACGTCATCGGCTACAAGAAGGACGGCGACCGCCTGCTCTTCACCCGCCAGATGTTCCAGGGCAAGTTCGCCGCGGACGTCTCCTTCGCCGGCGACCCGCCTCACTTCGTCACCTTCCAGACTGGCGCCTTCCGCGGCGACCAGGTGCAGGCCGGCGCCAGCGCCGCGCCCGTCGAGACCGTGAGCGTCGAGGTCTCCGCCGCCGCCCTCCGCAATAAGCCGCAGGAGGCCTTCAAGGAGGCCAAGCAGGCCGTGGACCTCACGCAGGCCGCGATTATCGTGGCCGTCGGCCGCGGCATCAAGGAGCAGAAGAACATCGAGCTCGCCCAGCAACTCGCCCAGGCCCTGAGCGGCGAACTGGCCGCCTCGCGCCCCATCTGCGACTCCGGCTGGCTGCCCATGGACCGCCAGATCGGCAGCTCCGGCCAGACCGTCGCTCCCAAGCTCTACCTGGCGCTCGGCATCTCCGGCGCCATCCAGCACATTGTCGGCATGAAGGGTTCGCGCACCATCATCGCCATCAACAAGGATGCCGAAGCCCCCATCTTCGAGATCGCCGACTACGGCGTGGCCGCTAACTTGTTCGACATCGTCCCGCCGCTGATCGAGGAGATTAAGAAGGCCAAGGTCGGCGCCTAG
- a CDS encoding type II toxin-antitoxin system HicB family antitoxin, whose protein sequence is MELTFTAVFEEVPPSEGGGYCAYVEELPGANTQGETLEDARENLKDAIKLLLETRREMLGEEIGPHRIIREKISVKVG, encoded by the coding sequence ATGGAACTGACGTTTACTGCCGTGTTCGAGGAAGTGCCGCCATCCGAGGGCGGGGGTTACTGCGCTTACGTGGAAGAACTTCCCGGAGCGAACACTCAGGGAGAGACCCTGGAAGATGCGCGCGAGAACCTGAAGGATGCGATCAAGCTCTTGCTTGAGACGCGCCGCGAGATGCTGGGCGAGGAGATCGGTCCCCATCGCATCATTCGCGAGAAGATTTCTGTCAAGGTCGGCTGA